The Rosa rugosa chromosome 3, drRosRugo1.1, whole genome shotgun sequence sequence TTTTAACTTGAAATGAATGGAGCGGGGTGTTTGGTAGTTCGGTATAGCTTTTCCAAGTATAGTAATGCCAAAATAGAAGTCCATGTGAGAGCACCAAACCAAGAAATGAACCGAAGAATCTCAATATTAAACGATATCTTAAGATCGAGTTCAAACAATCCAAAAAACAGAGGCACAGGATTTCTTTCTATCATTCTCTGGTCATCTCTCCTTTTTTATCTCCGTCATGGCTATGAACCAGTTGCTGCTCAGGAACTCATGGACTCGCCGCCTGGTTTCCACTCTCAGTCCTCCTCGCTCTCACTTCATCACTCTCGCTCATTCTTACCGTGGATACTGCTCTGACTCTTCTTCTGGGATTAATAGTGACAACTCTGAGCTTGAAGAGTTATGGAGTTCAAAGCAGGGTTTAGTTCGGTGCTCCGCAAATCACGTCCCTCTGTCTCCAATAGGATTCTTGGAGCGAGCTGCAAAGGCCTACAGGGACAGGACCTCTGTAATCGATGGCTCTCTGAAATACACTTGGGCTCAAACCCATCAACGGTGCCTTAAATTAGCTTCCGCTCTCACCCAGTTGGGGATTTCTCGCGGTGATGTGGTGAGTGATTACTTCTTCATCTCCATTACTTGTTTCATAATGTTATGTTTTCAAGATAGATCTTCAAACCCCAGTTGAAATATGTTTGAATGTTCAATTGGTTCCTATCAGGTTGCAACTTTGGCACCAAATGTCCCAGCTATGTATGAGCTTCATTTTGCAGCTCCAATGGCTGGGGCAGTTCTTTGTACACTAAATTCTCGGCTTGATTCAGCTATGATATCTGTTCTTCTTTCTCATTCTGAAGCTAAAATCGTCTTTGTCGATCACCAATTACTTGGAATTGTTAATGGAGCACTTGAATTACTTGCCGAAAAAGCTGTTTCAAAACCGCCCATTCTAGTTTTAATTGCTGATTCTGATGGGTCATCATCTCCAAACAGCTCTACTACTTCAGAAACTAAACCGCCTTATGAGTATGAAAGTCTTTTAGAGAGTGGAAATAGCGGATTTGAGATTAGGAGACCAAAAAGTGAATGGGATCCTATCAGTGTGAATTACACCTCCGGCACAACATCAAGGCCAAAAGGGGTTGTCTATAGTCACCGCGGGGCGTATCTCAATTCACTGGCCACAGTTTTGCTTCACGGTATAGGCTCAATGCCGGTTTATCTATGGACTGTACCTATGTTTCATTGCAATGGATGGTGCCTCATTTGGGGTTTGGCTGCTCAGGGTGGTACTAACATATGCCTCAGAAAAGTCACTCCAAAAGGCATATTCGACAACATTGCTCTACACAAGGTGACACACATGGGAGGGGCACCAACTGTGCTGAAT is a genomic window containing:
- the LOC133740747 gene encoding isovalerate--CoA ligase AAE2-like codes for the protein MAMNQLLLRNSWTRRLVSTLSPPRSHFITLAHSYRGYCSDSSSGINSDNSELEELWSSKQGLVRCSANHVPLSPIGFLERAAKAYRDRTSVIDGSLKYTWAQTHQRCLKLASALTQLGISRGDVVATLAPNVPAMYELHFAAPMAGAVLCTLNSRLDSAMISVLLSHSEAKIVFVDHQLLGIVNGALELLAEKAVSKPPILVLIADSDGSSSPNSSTTSETKPPYEYESLLESGNSGFEIRRPKSEWDPISVNYTSGTTSRPKGVVYSHRGAYLNSLATVLLHGIGSMPVYLWTVPMFHCNGWCLIWGLAAQGGTNICLRKVTPKGIFDNIALHKVTHMGGAPTVLNMIVNSPVSDQRPLPHKVEVMTGGSPPPPQILFKMEEMGFGVNHLYGLTETYGPGTYCSWKPEWDSLPSDQKSKLKARQGVQHVGLEEVDIKDPVTMDSVPPDGKTMGEIMFRGNTVMSGYLKDLKATEEAFKGGWFRSGDLAVKHPDNYIEVKDRLKDVIISGGENISTVEVETVLYSHPAVLEAAVVARPDNHWGQTPCAFVKLKDGFDVNAQELIEFCRNHMPHYMAPRTVIFDDIPKTSTGKIQKFILREKAKVLGSLY